A window from Rhea pennata isolate bPtePen1 chromosome 1, bPtePen1.pri, whole genome shotgun sequence encodes these proteins:
- the LOC134142445 gene encoding oxysterol-binding protein-related protein 9-like, which produces MVESIKHCIVLLQIAKSTINPVDAVYQPSPLEASVISTMPSQTVIPPEPAQLCKSEQRPSSLPVGPVVASLGNQTPTPNSTGSGQSAPSSSLTSPSHVNLSPNTVLDFSYSSSEDEFYDADEFYQSSSSPKRCIDSSGSAAVLTRSSTGSSLKRPDTTESLNSSMSNGTNDADLFDPPDDRDDDGEGESVEEHKSVIMHLLSQVRLGMDLTKVVLPTFILERRSLLEMYADFFAHPDLFVSISDQKDPKERMVQVVKWYLSAFHAGRKGSVAKKPYNPILGEIFRCHWVLPGTEGEDDMEPVSEGPIPWVSKSSVTFVAEQVSHHPPISAFYAECFSKRIQFNAHIWTKSKFLGMSIGVHNIGQGCVTCLDYDEHYILTFPNGYGRSILTVPWIELAG; this is translated from the coding sequence ATGGTAGAATCAATAAAACACTGCATTGTGTTGCTACAGATTGCTAAAAGTACTATAAATCCTGTTGACGCAGTGTATCAGCCTAGTCCTTTGGAAGCGTCAGTGATCAGCACAATGCCTTCCCAGACTGTCATACCTCCAGAACCTGCTCAGTTGTGCAAATCAGAGCAGCGACCCTCATCCTTGCCAGTGGGACCTGTGGTAGCATCACTTGGAAATCAGACTCCAACACCAAATAGTACAGGAAGTGGACAGTCAGCACCTAGCAGCAGCCTAACTTCTCCAAGCCACGTCAATCTCTCTCCAAATACAGTCCTGGATTTTTCCTACTCAAGCAGTGAGGATGAGTTCTACGATGCTGATGAATTCTACCAGAGCAGTTCCTCACCAAAGCGATGTATAGATTCTTCAggatctgctgctgttctgacTCGCAGCAGCACAGGAAGTAGTCTGAAACGTCCAGATACCACAGAGTCCCTCAATTCTTCCATGTCTAATGGGACAAATGATGCTGATCTCTTTGATCCTCCTGATGACAGAGACGACGACGGGGAAGGAGAATCAGTGGAAGAACATAAGAGTGTTATCATGCACCTCTTGTCACAAGTTAGATTAGGAATGGATCTAACCAAGGTGGTTCTTCCAACTTTTATCCTGGAAAGAAGATCACTCTTGGAAATGTATGCTGACTTCTTTGCACATCCGGACTTATTTGTCAGCATTAGCGACCAGAAGGATCCAAAGGAACGAATGGTTCAAGTGGTTAAATGGTACCTCTCAGCTTTtcatgcaggaagaaaagggtCGGTTGCTAAAAAGCCTTACAATCCCATTTTGGGCGAGATCTTCCGATGTCATTGGGTATTACCAGGCACTGAAGGTGAAGACGATATGGAACCAGTTTCAGAAGGACCAATTCCTTGGGTCAGTAAAAGCAGTGTAACATTTGTGGCAGAGCAGGTCTCTCATCATCCTccaatttcagcattttatgcAGAGTGTTTTAGCAAGAGGATACAATTCAATGCTCATATATGGACCAAGTCAAAATTCCTAGGAATGTCTATTGGCGTTCATAATATAGGGCAAGGGTGTGTCACATGCCTAGATTATGATGAACACTATATTTTGACCTTCCCTAATGGTTATG